TGTCCAGGCAGTTCTCCACACTCAATGCAATTATTTATATCTGGACACAAAGAGGAGACTGTGTATCTTGGCAAAGCCCAGGGTTCAACCCTTTCAGTTGACTGGCCGCAGTTCACCGGTGCCAAACAAATTACTGTGTGGTGGGGGCCGGATAATTAATGAAACATGGAGAATGCGGAGAGAGAATGATGTCCACATATCATGATCTGGGAGGAAAGTTTCAGAGGGCAAATGGAGTGTAAAATTAAATCTGCAAGTTAGTTGTAGAGATCGCCTAAAATAGAACAAAGACAAGGACACAGACAATATTTATTGTTTCGGCTGTGGAATATTACAATGCCTGCTGTATATAGCCAGATAACTAGGAGCAAGTAGAATCTACAGTAccccaagaagaaaaaaaatcacacacatacTATTTTAAGATCAGTTTAGCACATTTTAGATCGTTAAAGCCATTTTGGAGAATACAGCTGATGTTCTCTCAAAATCAACACTGAATAAAAGTCGTTTGGGCCTAATAATAACTAACCCGAGCTGCTGTAAAACACGACATGAAGAGCTGGCCCTGACGGTGGTGAGAAATAAAATCCGTAATGCTTATTCGCCATTGATtcttggtatatatatatacttcctTGTGGAAAAAGCGCTGCCAGATTCTGGTGTGTTAAGAGAAAGGAAGTTCAGAGATTGTGATGAGGGACCAACTTGTCAGACATTACCTCACAGACCAATCCGAGGTGGCTCAGACTTCATCCTTCGCTAAGTTGTACAACCTCCGCCTGGAAATCCCAAAATTTACCCATGGGTCAAATGCAGGAAGCTTGTTAACAGTGGAAAAGTgtaaaagccattttttcctgATGCTCTCTTGCCTCGTGTATCGGTAGCATGAAACAGGTGTCCTTTCACCTTGATGCCAATTTGGACAACCCTCAGCTTTATGCCCAAACCTCTTCGCCTAATGTTTGGATGAGGAAATTTCTAATTATGGAAAACTTCGCTTAAGACTTTAGAGagtttcccacacacacacacacacacacacacacacacacacgggtttATTTTTAGAGAGAATAAATGCCATATTTACTGTGGCACAAGAACATGGACTCTCAGGATGTTTATACATAGACCAGCTCCACTGGCAGTGCAGGGAATTCTTTGATATTCCGGTTGGTGACCTTGGAAAGACATTGTGTAACACAGCAGCTGCTCAATTTTATCCCGTTAGTTtgctttttcaaaataaaatgcttaCCATTTGTAAACAAATGGttgtcatttatatatttactctTAAACTATGTCTTtgcagggtggcacggtggctcttTGATTAGTACTGTTTCCTCAAGAAGGCCGCTAGTTCAAGTCTCGGttgaaccagttggcatttatgtgtggagtttgcaagttctccccatgttggcgtgggtttcctgtgctctggtttccctcacagtccaaaaacatgtgctattgATGAATTGAAGAAACTTAATTGGCCTTAGTGcatgagtctgtgtgtgaatcccaaagtgtatgggtgtttctcagtactgggttgcagctggaagggtatccactgcgtaaaacatatgcttgaatagttggtggttcattctgctgtggtgacccctaataaataatggactaagccgaaggaaaataatgaatgtaTGATAATGTCTTTACATTTAGAAGAGGCTTTTATCCAAAacaacacgtgtgtgtgtgtgtgtgtgtgtgtgtgtgtgtgtgtgtatgtatgtgtatgtgtatgtatatatatatatatatatatatatatatatatatatatatatatatatatatatatatatatatatatatatatatatacatatacatatatatacatatatatatacatatacatatatgtatatgtatatatatatatatatatatatatatatatatatatatatatatatatatatatacacacacacacacacacaatctttgCAGGTGCCAGGACTCAAACCTGTAATCTTTGTATTTAAGTCCAACCCGGTGGTTACCTCATTCCCCCACATGTCTAATTAGTCAAACAGGCTCAAGGTAATTTttttaacataggctcattctgaaaacgtactcctatatacgtttctggagattgcgaattatgtaaccagagctaagtatggctgcatttcatctttaaaacaaacacaacggggcggtatgatgctgttcatTTTTgcgctgaccgcttacctccgtatggacggctttaccgatattaccagtttgtccagtaccTCACCATGtgcgttggcggacttgagatgcagagaggagttgaccatgatgatggggttcaagtccagtgaagaacggttccaaaacatgagtaagacaaaaacagaatccaaaaaaattaaataaacaagtaaataacaaggtgagaatgtggtaaaatctgaaaacgtggtaacaatcagacaagggcttttatttttctggattgcttttgaaaattgttggttgggtttacggaagtGGGTGGtacgggtcaatcaataaaattcgggtgggtcagtcagtcaacagcgggctctggtgggtttatgcgagaacagcaggtgcaaacgGCACTCgcaagataaatttgagatctcaaatgtaCACATCGGCCTCGTAGATTcgcaaaagcaaaaactgcaaacaaacgTACCCCCTGGGATGTATTTTACGGTCTCTAGATATGTATATAGAGGTTTGTTTTCAGAATCAGCCTGGGTTGgtaatagaagtcagtggttccTGTACCAAAAGCTTAAAAGTATTTtgcaatatcttcttttgtgtgtaaAAGAAGACACTTTTACACAGGCTTGGAGAAAgcggagggtgagtaaatgaggacaatTTTCATTTGGAGATAAACTATACCTTTTTAACAGACTAAACTAAAACACTTTTCCAGGGTATGTGCTggctcttaaaagtcttaaattgcaaaaacagaattttaggctttaaaaagtcttaaattgacttaaatattgtgttaaagtaattttttttaaacgggacttaattttcctttgttcatgctACCCAATCTTTTCTGAAAACcatggttagccaactaaggtcgcaagttacatcgttacaaatatagtttgtgGATTTGACGTTTCCCAAATTCGTCATTCCagcgaacattcacaaactgcgtggCAAATTTGTACATTTGCAACTACAccagagctgtagttagaaacatggTTCCTGGCTAGGTTCTATACCCAGATATCCCCAGTATGCCCTAATCGGTTAGAaccatttaacatttaaacttggaatgataatAGAAAAAATCATTAAAGTCCTCTCTCTTAGGTATACTTTGCTTTCAAtgtaatttttacagttcagttttagcgatcatcatattgacaattgtgctccctttgcAGTACACTTTGAGAACATTTATGCCAGAGTCAGACCAATTTgcccaagtggtgctcactgcagagccacttgggcagagctgagctccagcaaggaggagcctgagctccagctcctccttccttgcacttcttctgagtgatgtcactgggggttggggttaggggtggggtgggtgtacgcattaaaacagcttacaggaaGAGGAACTCGAGCTCAAGCTCCCCTTCACTGgagctctgcagcgagcagtgtctcacAATTTGGAGGTTTGGTGGTTAGTATgaatggtctaggaggagatgcgaaTAGAAATTAATCTCAGAAGAAGACGGAAGAAgaataagtttatgtagtataacagtatgttggctttctcaagccataAGGTTTTTGATTgggcaaattaaaatattttccatctgggccacTCGAAAAACTCAAAAACCtgtttaagtctaaaatttcattcataacagtcttaaaaaatgtcttaaatttatcTTTTCTAAAGGAAACCCTGCTTTTCACTAAATAGATCCAGTTACATGACATTTtgattaaacaattataaaatataatataatataatataatataatataatataatataatataatataataagtagaCAAATTAATTGATCATCAAATATATGACATGGctaaaaaaaaggaaatcaaagACTTGGAATGATGTGAAtgagtaaattacagtaaaaataaaaacaaatcagtcAATCTTTTTCTGTATTCATTAGAACTGAAGCACAGCAGTAATTGGCACAATCAATCAGCTATTCTTTTCCATCAGAAAGCAAACTACTCAACGTTACATCTGACAAATGGTTTCTTAAGCAAATTTGACTGCATGTGTTCTTTTCTCGATGATATACAGTGATTTGTATATTCAGGGCTAATGGAGACTTCAGCCTAAAGCCTCTTTCATAAGCCATGGGCCGCACGGGCATGAATAAGCCATAGAATCATAGACAATCCATTAAACAAAGAATCCTTATGCCTGACAGCTTGTTACTACAGGCTAGAGTTACTCAGTCAGCGGCTGTTTCTGTGCTCATAAATCAACAGTGATCAACAACATTAAGTCTCTACAGCAACCATGAGAGACAGACACATGGGGTAACAGAAGCCTGCTTAACAGCACAGCTCCTgactaacacactcatacacacagatATGTGATTAGGGAACAGAaggaaataaactaaataataaatcagCTATAGCTGTTATTGTCAAGCCCAGCCTTTTCTGCCAagttcagaacaaaacaaaacaaaacaaaaaaaaacagtagtgGCAGCCAAAACAAATTAACAAGTGCACACATCAGCAAAAGAGCTTAAATATTGTTAAGAATTCATCATCATTGATTGCTAGTGCAAGCATTTCTTTTATTATCGCTTATGGTCATGTTTAAATGAGATTTGAACAAAATCTAAACTAGAACTACTGAACTTGAGTTCATAtaactagtactactactacatTTACATACATCCACATGATTCCTTAATAGTCAGATTGGATTAAAAGGCCttcattttaaaaccttgatattTTGGATtgagcttaaaggtgcagtaggtgattgttttcacaaacattttttgttgtgctggttgaaagtccaCATTCCAATACTGATTAAAGTAAGTGATCTTAATGTATTAATAGTAtgtttatattctgggtaaggcataagactaaaaaatgttcatccaattaaatattgtctcGTATGATGAGATTTTGCAAGATTAAATCACGACGAGATTTCTTGTCGAGATGAAAAGTTGTCtcatgagttgtgatgttatgatggaatGTGAGTGTGAAAgtagcactgaagattggaggcaggattggatttgaactgcTTTTTTTTACAGCCACACACATTATGGTTCATAACAATGTGATGGAACAGCACTTAAGATATGCTTAAAGTCACACACGTTTATGCTACTTATGGTTTTTTAGTTCAATTTGTGGAAAGGGGTTTTCTCATGTGAAACTGTACAGGGGAGAAGCCAATCAGTAGAGTTTATAGataatatttagcagtgtttgcatgtcctttatggcatagaattcattaaaatagaaataaaaaataaacatttattacaataaaaaaagcacctaaattgttttgcagttatataaaaatctgttttccattaatagcaaatattttgctaatatttaaaatggtatataaaaatactaactaaaatatttttcagtgtttgcatgtcctttactgcatataattcattaaaataaaagtaaaatgacatttattacaagttgatttaaagCCCCTAAATAGTTTAGCaatttgtaatttctttttagttaaaaaaaagacCATTTTGCATTCATGAGGACTTTCTCATGTCACGTTCAGTGTGTCCCATTGTGTAGTGAGCACAGCTCATCACTGTCCTACGAGTGTCTGAATTTGTGCAACCTACTGATGAAAAAACGAGCTATAGATTGCTGATTGAGATGCACACACGAACGGACTGAAtgaaaactataaatataaaatgatgtCACTATTTTCATGAAGCTTTTGTAGTCTACATGAAGATGATAATGATATAGTTTCAAAAACTTGTACTTTTAAACAGGGTTTCAAATGTTTGCATTTTGAGGCCTGCAATATTTCACTGTTGTGTGTGAATTAAGTCAAAAAAATGCATTGGCTTTTAATGCAAGTCACTTCATTGTTACTAATGTAAGTTCTAAATTAAGGTGAAACGTTTTAAAtagtcattttaatttgttttaaaaacctgttgtacatcaaaataaactgtaaaaaaagaagttataaaaaagtttatatacagttgaagtcagaattagtaacCCCCCtagattattagccccttttgttCCCCCCaacccccatttctgtttaaaggagatttttttcagcacatttctaatcataatagttttaataattcatttctaataactgatttattttatctttaccatgatgacaataaataatattttactagatatttttcacctttaagtgacatttaaaggcttaactaggttaattaggttaggataattaggcaaattattgtttaacgatggtttgttctgttgactatttaaaatatagcttaaaggggctaataattttgaccttaaaatggtttttaaaaaattaaaaactgcttttattctagctgaaataaaacaaataagactttctccagaagaaaaaatattatcagacatactgtggcatacaaaatgtccttgctctgttaaaaatcatttgggaaatacttaaaaaagaaaaaagggggtttaataattctgattttaactgtgtgtgtatatactgtatattgatgTCATTGAAGTTTCAAGAACCACAAAAAGTCCAGATACCAGCCAGAATCCCAAAATATAGTGATGCAGAAATTATATCAAAACCCAGAAGAACAGTTGTGGGTTCTCTGAATATTTTCCTCTGGGGGTTTACATTGGCGAGGTTTCATTCTTATctagttatttattaaaaatgtacatgaatgtgtttgttttatgtcGTAAAGGAAAATCTTAAAGCATTGTCAATATTTACCATGCGTTATTTTActcaaaaaaacattgtaaaacccagcctgatctcatgagaaaacgtaagcattttacgttttgtcagtttagtgactaactcatacgaatttgtatgaaattgtacgattttaaaaaggaggcgtggcacctaaccccacccctaaccccaactgtCATtcggggatgagcaaatcatattaaattgtacaaattagatcgtacgaattcgtacgaatttgccactaaatcaaaatgttacgaattgccgtgagattgtgttgcaaaaCCCCACAAGAAAACCTCAAGGGAACCCACTGCGAATGATCCTTTATGCATTGCACTTGTctcaactaaactaaactaaactatttaTTTCGTGTGTGCATCTCAATTAGCAATCTATAGCTCGTTTTTTCATCAGTAGGTTGCACAAATTCAGACACTCGTAGGACAGTGATGATCTGTGCTCACTACACAATGGGACACACTGAACGTGACATGAGAAAGTCCTCATTgtaatttctaaacaatagtagaaaaaaatgttttatacataAATTTTAGGAgtgtgacgagacgcttactCCAAAAGACGAGACAAAACACGAGAACGATATAACATGATATTTTTACACAAtgtttaagaaatcttcaatgatgaaatacatGAATGCAAAATGgcctttttttaactaaaaagaaattacaaattgcaaaactatttaggggctttaaatcaacttgtaataaATGTccttttactttatattttaatgaattatatgcagtaaaggacatgcaaacactgaaaaatattttagttagtatttttatataccattttaaatattagcaaaatatttgcttttaatggaaaacagatttttatataactgcaaaacaatttaggtgattatttttttttaattgtaataaatgtttatttttttatttctattttattgaattctatgccataaaggacatgcaaacactgctaaatattatCTATAAACTGTACTAGACTGGCTTCTACCCTGTACAGTTTCACATGAGAAAACCCCTTTCCACAAATTGAACTAAAAAAACCATAAGTAGCATAAACGTGTGTGACTTTAAGCATATCTTAAGTGCTGTTCCATCACATTGTTACGAACCATAATGTGCTACGTGTATGTGGAAGTTACAAAGCTGTTTTAAATATGGATGATTTTCTTACAAAAAAAGCATTGATTCGCTATAAGAGACCTTTATTTACTCATTGGAGCCATGgggtactttttttttactacgGATGAGTGTCATTATATTGGAATTGTTTTGAGCTGTTTCTCTTCAACACCTTCCCTTTGACATTGTGGAGCTTGAAAGACCCAGCATATTTTAACTTTGGATTTGACTGAAAGTCATCCCTTGAGGGTGCTTTAACATGCTGTTaaaagtcaaattaaaaaaaaaaaatcatcctttGCTTCTTAATAAACATATCTGAAGTTAGCCGCAAGCACGAAAAGCCAAGTTGCCTGAGTCAAACTGGCTACTGACCACTCCcaatcaaacaaattaataattcacactctttcttctgttcaatgattattattatgctttattgTAGTTTGGAACCATTGTTAATATGGTAATTTAACTTAAGAAAAAATAACAGTACTGACAACCATAAGATAtttccaaaacaacaacagactCGAGTCGAGTCAATGGTCAGACCGACTCATTCATCTGTTTTTGACTTTGACTACTAGCTTTTGACGTGATGTCATTTCGGAGTAACATGACAGCAAATAGGACCCAGCAGAGCTCTCCGGCGAACCTCACCTGTCCCCAAACGCACTTTTACTTTTCCACCTGAAGTCGCCTGCAGAATCCCGACATCTGTCAGCCTTAAAAGATAACGGCATGTCTTTTGCATTGCTCTGCAGTTTGTTGCTGGTGCACGGCTCGCTCGGGGAGATCGTGTTCCGCTGTCCGAGTTGCACCGCGGAGCGCCAGGCAGCGTGTCCCAAGCTCACCACCTCTTGTGAGATTGTCAGGGAACCGGGTTGCGGTTGCTGTCCGGTTTGCGCTCGGCAGAAGGACGAGCTGTGCGGGGTCTATACGCCGAGATGCGGCAGCGGTTTGAGGTGTTACCCGAGCGCGAATTCAGAGTTACCGCTGGAGCAGCTGATACAGGGACTCGGACGATGCGAGAACAAAGTGGACCTGGAGCCCACCATGACCAACCAGGAGTCAGCAGCACACAGTGGTGAGTCTCAAGACTTGTTTGTGAGCATGAATTGATGCACTGCCGCTGCAAAAATGCACGCATAACACACGGATGATGTTGCACTTTGATGTGTCCTCTCCTCTTCATGTGTCAGGACTTGGGAAATCAACACCGAGTCAGATATCAGTGCAGGGTCTTTGTTCTGGCACCCCTTTCTCCACCATCTTGTTTGATTGTTTATACAGCCCCTTTGTTAGATCAACTTCTGCCCAAACCGCTGCTGGTGCATCTGCTCATCACACTTTCTTGATTTTGCTTGGGTGTAGTTCCCAAGCATGCCAGGCAATGTCAGCATGTAATTTATTTTCATGAGAATTAGTGCAATATTAATAAGTCAAGGGGAATTGTAGTTGTAGAGATTGTAgagttattttaagttatttttatatgaatcatttaaatatttaatcaacAAACCTTTCGTTAGAGTTctataaaatactttgaatgtaatatttaatagtcataaataattttgaaataatttgaattaataagtgattggatttattttaaatatttttggggGATTATTAAGGGGTAAGTATTTTTGTCAGTGCAATCTTTAAATTTCTACTTGATTGTAAAAGAAATATAAGACAGGaaattcaaaataatttttatttttgtaataattctAACACATTTATACAATTATTAAAACACATATTCAAGCAATATGCAGGATTATAGATGGacttatacaaatatttaaattcagtttttaataataatttatatttaaatatgttaacaTTTGATGCAACAAGTTGTCTATTACAGTAACTTTTTTAACATTGCTTTCGGAGAAATATGTAATTAAcaattatatgtaattatatgtatgtgtatatatatatatatcccccacaagcccaaagacatgcgctataggtgaattggctaagctaaattgtccgttgtgtatgtgtgtgaatgagagtgtatgggtgtttcccagtgatgggttgcagctgaaagggcatcctctgcgtaaaacatatgctggataagttggtggttcattccgctttggcgacccctaattaataaagggactaagctaaaaagaaaatgaatgaatgaaacgtattgtaaaacaacagtaataatattaggctcatgtgtaggtctactgttggttaaaatgctaaattttatatagacttggaatggtggacttgaacagactttaaatatgtcctgtttgttaattcacagtaaagtgatgacataaactattcataattctaaagttgaattattatgtttgagacatatgcttgtcattgacaacattattagaccattttatttcattttattaaatgaaacatttgtcattatcagattctctcttgcattatattcagcgTTATATTGGcaagagtagttatactgacccagtaaacatgtttttttttttctttcatagcaaacacaaagtgttgagcatgaaaaaaatatcaaatgctTGTAGTCATAACTGTGATATGATTGTTTAAATGATGTGTGcgcttttagattacttttactgCCAAAGTGTGTTCATGttaggcatggaacgataactgttttcaaggtgtaccgcggtttggaaaagtcaaggttttaaaaccttaaaaattttctgctataccgttcctaacgTATgtctactattttttatttatttattttttatttaggacaacagtatctccagcagaaataaTTTCCAAAGACgccaatttaaaatgtaaagaaatcagtgtttttgaaacaaatgaagacagcagaagtcaatgatttatttgaattgttttgcctgacatgtttactgctccaaaatattagaaatgtttctcaaaataaaatatattgttcaaatggaaaataattttttgtttttaacccagacattaaaaaagaaggtattttagagcagtaatcagaataccgtgatattttatccaaggtaatactgtcagaatcttataccggcccatgcctagtttatggccctgccgtcactttgaggaaaaaaaaacacacatgcaagtcATACTTTCCGTGCGGCTCTTGAGAAATGATGTGCAACAAACctaaacgttatttacaacttcattagctgttattcacagcctatgcattttctgttcactaaagtagacatcattggcgGGCACGCATGCatcctctcagtagtaaacaaacagtgtgtcAGCTCATGCGTGATTTTGCGGCCGCAAACACATCATtaaattaagacagaaatgatatttttgagtgaattttaccttataaatacagtatgtgacacttttaacccaatttggaggtgtccatgttgctgagcaacgttAATAAAACTGACAATGtgaattttgtttaaatgtgcgTACATCTCTTCAGTTGCTGAATCATATTGATCTACTTTTTTCAGAGTTAACCTTCACACTGTTTGATTGAGTTTCTGGGCAAACCCTCATCCTGTCACCAACGGTCACAGAGTACAGGAGCTTTATCTTATCATGAATGGCTGGAAAAGTTATTGAAATTAATAGTGTGTTATTGTATGTcctaattattttatgttaaaaggCACAGTTCAATCAAAATTGACAATTTGCAGTAGTAAACATCGAGTTATTGCAAATTTGTAGCACTGATCTGCTTAAGCAATGGGACAAAGTAAGAAAAACATATTTTCCACCAATACTTAAATGCATATTGAAATTTAATCAAAGTCTCTTTTTACATTTTGGATGGCCTAAGCGAGGGAAAATGGGATAGCTTGTCTCAAAATAAATATCCATGGTTTTATGACTGTCGTCTTAAGGTTTAGATATTGGGAATCAATAAGATTGTCCAAATTTCTGAAAGCAGGGCACCTGTGTGAGCAGTAGGATGAACCGTTTTGAAATGTATTTGTCCATGGTACCATTGATCTTCTCTGTAAGCAAACAAAGTTATCACCTTTTAAACTGTTGACTGTTACATTTGACATGCTTGTTATAGTTACATAAACCTCTTTGAGGGAAAAAAATGCAGTGTTGTGAAAAAAAGAAACGGACAGAAATCACAAAATTTCTCTTGGACAACTAGACCTTTATGAATTGGTCTATGGGAACATTTTCTATTTCATTGTATCATGCACAATGCTGGCTTTTGCCATGATAAGATCATTCATCAGATAGTGTGTGGGTGTCAACAGAGgccatgtaattttttttctacagtcTAGGATGAGCAGTTCCAACTCTTGCCATGCAACTAAAATATGTGACCTAGATGtctaataaaataaagcattttcaaatTACAGATTACTAAACCGTGCCAAATGCCTCTGCTTCGCAACA
This genomic stretch from Danio aesculapii unplaced genomic scaffold, fDanAes4.1, whole genome shotgun sequence harbors:
- the LOC130220189 gene encoding insulin-like growth factor-binding protein 2-B, coding for MSFALLCSLLLVHGSLGEIVFRCPSCTAERQAACPKLTTSCEIVREPGCGCCPVCARQKDELCGVYTPRCGSGLRCYPSANSELPLEQLIQGLGRCENKVDLEPTMTNQESAAHSGESQDLFDLGNQHRVRYQCRVFVLAPLSPPSCLIVYTAPLLDQLLPKPLLVHLLITLS